The following are encoded together in the Candidatus Neomarinimicrobiota bacterium genome:
- the murD gene encoding UDP-N-acetylmuramoyl-L-alanine--D-glutamate ligase: MIDISVRENIELKGKTVAVIGAGKSGAAAARLLIKKEANALLSDQNESPLLTKDLSELERLGVAMEFGGHSEKIFEADMMVVSPGVPQDADAIRCASEKEIPVVSEVELASWFTDLPVVAVTGSNGKTTTTTMLAEMCTRGKFNPFLAGNIGIPFSETVTSTLETRPEKGIHILEISSFQMEHIRHFHPKVAVLLNLTADHLDRYPTVDDYAAAKMRIMENMTADDTVIFNSDDSQLSAMIHTTAQLIPFSLAGHSDSLFSVNETKIYDGADEILIYKKDVSLPGVHNLTNFLAAATACRLLGVTVEAIGKVMQTFSGVPHRLEYILTLDGVDYYNDSKATNIDSVKVALDSFPGPVILIMGGRDKGANFRELHPYLAGKVKRIIVLGEAADRIQESLSPIPPSTRAHSLDSAVSLAHDYSQSGDTVLLAPGCASFDMFTNFEERGDTFKQAVNALESQQ, encoded by the coding sequence ATGATAGATATCAGCGTAAGAGAGAATATTGAATTAAAGGGCAAGACAGTTGCCGTCATTGGCGCCGGGAAAAGCGGCGCTGCTGCCGCCAGGCTCCTTATCAAGAAGGAGGCCAACGCTCTTCTCAGCGATCAAAATGAGTCACCTTTATTAACTAAGGATTTATCTGAATTGGAAAGATTGGGTGTAGCCATGGAATTTGGTGGCCACTCAGAAAAAATCTTTGAGGCAGACATGATGGTAGTCAGCCCCGGAGTCCCACAGGATGCCGATGCCATCCGATGTGCCAGCGAGAAGGAGATACCAGTAGTGAGCGAAGTCGAACTCGCCAGCTGGTTTACAGACTTGCCTGTCGTGGCAGTTACAGGTTCAAATGGCAAAACCACCACTACTACAATGCTGGCGGAAATGTGTACCAGGGGCAAGTTTAATCCCTTTCTCGCTGGCAACATCGGTATCCCTTTTTCGGAAACAGTCACTTCTACTCTTGAGACTCGACCTGAGAAAGGCATACACATCCTGGAGATCAGCAGTTTCCAGATGGAGCACATTCGTCATTTCCATCCCAAGGTTGCTGTCTTATTGAATTTAACTGCTGATCACCTCGACCGGTATCCAACGGTGGATGATTATGCCGCCGCCAAGATGCGCATCATGGAGAATATGACTGCTGACGACACCGTCATCTTCAACAGCGATGACTCCCAGCTGTCAGCTATGATTCATACAACGGCGCAACTTATCCCCTTCTCACTCGCCGGTCACAGCGATTCCCTCTTCAGTGTCAATGAAACGAAGATCTATGATGGAGCAGATGAAATCCTTATTTACAAGAAGGATGTATCGCTTCCCGGTGTTCATAATTTGACCAACTTCCTTGCGGCCGCAACGGCGTGCCGTCTGCTCGGCGTAACTGTCGAAGCTATTGGGAAGGTGATGCAAACATTTAGCGGAGTACCACACCGCCTCGAGTATATCCTCACGCTCGATGGCGTCGATTACTACAACGATTCCAAGGCAACTAACATCGATTCTGTAAAGGTTGCACTGGATTCATTCCCAGGACCTGTCATCCTCATCATGGGCGGCAGAGATAAAGGTGCAAACTTCCGGGAACTTCACCCCTACCTCGCGGGAAAGGTGAAACGAATCATCGTGCTGGGAGAGGCGGCTGATCGAATCCAAGAGTCCCTCTCACCCATACCCCCCTCAACAAGAGCCCACTCGCTCGATTCAGCTGTCTCCCTCGCACATGATTATTCCCAGTCCGGTGATACCGTCCTTCTTGCCCCGGGATGCGCCAGCTTCGACATGTTCACTAATTTCGAGGAACGCGGCGATACCTTTAAACAGGCTGTCAACGCTCTGGAGAGTCAACAGTGA